Proteins encoded together in one Amphiprion ocellaris isolate individual 3 ecotype Okinawa chromosome 14, ASM2253959v1, whole genome shotgun sequence window:
- the mogat3b gene encoding 2-acylglycerol O-acyltransferase 3b: MTKEKTKLKEFIEAISILQWVLSFLFLGVACIILMVYLMFTSLWPLSALSFAWLVVDWQTPERGGRRKTFVRKWRVWEHYRDFFPIKLVKTAELNPNKNYVLGCHPHGIMSAGAFACFSTDSCGFTEAFPGVRPTLAILAGLFRIPLFREYLMCADISPVSKPSLIHHLSKRGKGNAVVIIVGGAAESLASSPGVNTVVVKQRKGFVRVALEFGADLVPVYSFGENELFQQVVFSEGGLGRKLQDLFKKIMGFAPCLFVGERFAFLPYRTPVTTVVGSPISVPKRATPTDEEVDHYHKLYMEGLSKLFHEHKVSCGLSEGHELRII; the protein is encoded by the exons ATGACTAAGGAAAAGACGAAATTGAAGGAATTTATAGAGGCAATAAGTATTCTGCAATGGGTGCTATCCTTTCTCTTCTTGG GAGTGGCTTGTATTATCTTGATGGTGTATCTGATGTTTACCTCTTTGTGGCCACTGTCCGCTCTGTCCTTTGCGTGGCTGGTGGTGGACTGGCAAACCCCTGAAAGAG GGGGCAGGAGAAAAACGTTTGTGAGGAAGTGGAGGGTCTGGGAGCACTACAGAGACTTTTTTCCTATTAAA TTAGTGAAGACAGCGGAGCTGAATCCAAACAAAAACTACGTCTTAGGCTGTCATCCTCATGGTATCATGAGTGCTGGAGCCTTTGCCTGCTTCAGTACAGACAGCTGTGGCTTCACGGAAGCATTTCCTGGGGTGCGACCCACTCTGGCGATACTGGCTGGTCTTTTCAGGATTCCACTCTTTAGGGAGTACTTAATGTGTGCAG ACATTTCTCCAGTCAGCAAACCAAGCCTTATCCACCATCTTTCAAAAAGGGGCAAAGGCAATGCAGTAGTGATTATTGTAGGCGGTGCTGCTGAGTCTCTGGCATCGTCTCCTGGAGTCAACACAGTGGTTGTGAAGCAAAGAAAGGGATTTGTCAGGGTGGCCCTTGAGTTTGG GGCTGATCTGGTGCCTGTTTATTCATTTGGAGAGAATGAACTCTTTCAGCAGGTAGTTTTCTCAGAGGGAGGTCTCGGTCGCAAGTTACAGGACTTATTTAAAAAGATCATGGGTTTTGCCCCATGTCTATTTGTTGGTGAGCGCTTCGCTTTTCTGCCCTACAGGACTCCAGTCACAACTGTTG TGGGAAGTCCAATCTCGGTGCCAAAACGTGCTACACCAACTGACGAGGAGGTTGATCACTACCACAAACTTTACATGGAGGGACTATCTAAACTATTCCATGAGCACAAAGTCAGCTGTGGACTGTCGGAAGGTCATGAGCTTCGGATCATTTAA